The genomic segment CCTCTGCAGAGACAGCGCCTCCTTGTGGAGGAGGAAAGACTCAAGTACCTCAATGAGGAGGAGCTCATCATCCAGCAGCTCCAGTCAGTCACAGTTTATTTATGTGGCACAAACATGCTTTGTAAATCTAAAAACTAGCTATTTGTCtttaattcttatttattaatatgTAAAAATTATGAAACTATATTATAACCTGTTTTAAAGGTGGTTTTTGTCCCTTCATATAATGATTAAACTGTATTACACAAGTTGGTTTCAACACACATTTTCTAGTTTCCTCAGAAATGAGAAAAGTCTGTGTCTCTTTTACAATTACATGACTCATGGGGTGACACAGTGATAGAAAGAAATTGTAACTGTAATTAAGACTAGCGGTGAGCAAGATGCTTATTAAGATCTGAGGAATATGGCTGTCCAGTAGCTAATTAAAGTGACTGCAAAAATGAGCGCAGAGAGCTACCTTGAGATTTAATAATCAGATAACTTGCTTCAGCTTAATTTGTGGAAATGTTCACCATGATAATGATTCCTGGATGTCTCTGTTCAGGGCAAAGGAAGTCCTGAATCACACTCTGAGCAGAATTTGCATTTCAGGGTAATTAGTTGAACTCTGGATGATCTTTGCTAATTGCTGTTTGTTATTCTGCCTGGCAATGGGCGGCAAACAGTTTTTGTTCATCATGTACATCCAAGCAGGCTATTTAACAGAAGTTTGACCAGACTAGCAATTCACTCAACATGAGAACTTTCCAAGACagatgtaatgtttttttcctcctcattttcAGCAAGAAGTTTTTCTGAAATACCACCACTTACTCCTCCAGTTCAGCTGTCCAGAGCTTTTAATCTAGCTGCCAGTTGACTGAGAGACCATATATTGGCTAAAAAATTCACTTAAACTTGAGCAACATAATTTTCAGATAAATATTCAGTCAAATTTGAAGCATGGCAGAGGAATCCCTCGTGCTCAGCCTTCTGTCTGTTCCATTTCAGCGACCTGGAGAAGTCAGTGGAGGAGATCCAGAAGGAGTCGTCTGTCAACCACAAGCTGGTGACGGTGCAAGAGCTGGAGGAGAAGGCCACTGTTCTGAGAAAGCTGGGAGAAACACTCACAGAGCTAAAAAGTGAGTCATGCTGGCACATCTCACATTTTGTGCATAGCACCAAACAGAAGACACTTGTTTACTCTGGTAGACAGTTTATTTTGCACTAATTACTCACCAAGGCACTGATTATCTTTTATCTTTCACTCACCCACTGCCAGTCTGCAACAATTAATCAGCCTTGGACTGCTCATTGCCTAAATGAACTTTCTGGCTATTCAGTAACTTATTATGGCTTTGTGGCTGTTTGTTGTGTTACTCCTCTGCAGATCAGTTCCCAGGCCTGCAGAGTAAGATGCGGGTGGTGCTGCGAGTGGAGGTGGAAGCTGTCAAATTCCTTAAAGAAGAGCCACACAGACTTGACGCCCTGTTAAAACGCTGCAAGACAATAACCGACACCCTCGCCACGTTGCGCAAGTATGAACCAGTTCTGGTGACCACCAGTACACCTGTGGTTACTTTACAGCCTAAATAACATATTGTGTTGAATCTGATAAGCTGTCTTTACTCTGAGGTTGAAAAGCTTCAACAATCTTTCAAATCCTGATAAAGACGTATTtgttgaataaattattttgcttttagcCGTTACTGTTAGCTTACAAGAAAGCATATCAATTTGTAATCAGTTGGAGGTTTTTTCCATTTGTACCTCCACCGTGGGTATTAAGTTTTCACCTTCCTTGTTTGGTGTGTCAGCAGAACATTATGGATTTTCATTAAATGTAGGAGATAGACAAGCCTTGAACCAAGaaaattttattagattttgttGATCGATTCCAGagatcttcatttttttaagcagAGCTCTCTAACTATCAAAGATAAAATTATCTGAAATCACAGTTTGAGGTGAAAATAGCAGCTCTTAAGCATCCATTCAGGCAGCTACTACTACCAAAGCTCTTTTCAATCACATGAATAAAAACCTTTTGATTTTTTGGAGAGTGGGAAATGTGCTTTTCAGCACTGCTAATCAACCTTGTGCCCAGAAAGCATCATCAGCCTTTCTTTTCTGATCTTTGTGTGTAAtgagaaattaaataatttattctgtaAAGATGGAgaatttttgctctttttgtgaCATTACTGGCATTCACTAACATGTGTTTCCCAGTATAACTCAAGTGTGTAACATCTCCCAGTGTTAATTAATGACATAGTATTCCATGTCTTGCCAGACAAGCAAATGAAGGGGTTTGGAAGAAGCAAGATGACTTTTCTAATCCTTCATCAAAGCACAACGACGACTTGCGAAAGTTGTCAGACTTTGACATTCCCACCAGCCCACTAACCATAAATGACCTTGGAGGAGGCAACAGTCTCTCTAACTGGAGCCCCCACTCCAGCCTCAGTCGTGGTCTTGGGAATCCATCCGGCCCTCATAAGGACAATCATCCTCCTGTTCCCCACAAAGGAAAAGCACTTGAGGAGCTGGAGCGCCGTTCTGTAGCTGACAAAGCTTTGTCAATGGAAGTGCGATTGGTAGGAAAaatgtttgcttctttttttccatatcCATCATAACACAGTTAAACCAGTTAAGCAACACCACACTGGCTCATGTAAAGTATTTAGATCCTGTCTTGCCTTTGCAGGCAGCAGAGCGGGACTGGGAGGAGAAGCGAGCCAGTCTTACCCAGTACAGTGCCCAGGACATCAACCGGCTTCTGGAGGAGACCCAGGCTGAGCTCATGAAGGCCATTCCAGACCTGGACTTTGCTGCCAAACAGATCAAGCCCTCCTCTAACGCACCTTCCACCCAGACAACACCCCAAAGTGGGGCAGCAACTCTAGAGCACCGCACCAACAAGCCTCAACACAAGCTCTCTGCAAAAGAGGGGGGTTCCAGGCGTGGTTCTGGTAAGATAAAGAGCAATGAAGCAAAGTCTCTCtgtattgcatttttaaatgaaagagttTTGTATCTATAGTTTGTCTCAAAAgatgttttactttcttttccagATGAGCTGACAGTACCTCGGTATCGCACAGAGAAGCCCTCTAAGTctcccccacctcctccacctagACGCAGTTTCCCCTCTTCCCCAGGACTCACCACACGTAGTGGAGAGATGCTGGTTCCAGGAAAAAGCATAAAGGTAAAGTGCTCATATGAAATACCCCCTCGTATAAATACAGAGACATTTTACTGACAGAAAGACATTTAGTTTCTGTTCATGTACATATGtgaattttatatatttgtgtttttagaaaTCTGAATCTGAAGAGGCTGAACTTCAAAAGCCTCACATAAAATTGAGGAGGACTGTGTCCGAAAACCCCCGTCCAGCATCCACACCTCCAACACTGGCCTCtggagaaaaaggagaagaggtggagaaaATTGCTGCTGAACTGGAGGTAAGATAAAAATGGATTGTTGTCTGTGTTGATTATCTGCTCAGTGAATAAGAAAGCGccattgttttaattgtttatttattatgtctTCAACCTGCCCCTGGATTCCTCCAGCATACATACACATAGGGTGCATGCAGATATGCTCATCATCACCATTACCACATGTTCAAGCAGCAGGAGCCATATGTCCTCCTGCCTCTGGCACTGGAAAAGCCCAAAGATCACAAACTGCTCAGTGGCACACATCATCACCCAGGGCTCACAGATCACAGCCAGACAGATGGACCCTGATAGCTGCTTGTACTGTTTGAGATGGCCTGTCTGAAATTGGGTGGAATAAAGAATCAACAGTAAAAGATTTTGCTGATgtgtatttttaatctttttttaaacctccACTTTTCCATCCCCAGCTGTTTGAGAGAGCCCCGCTCAGGGTATCTCGACCCCCTTCCTTTTCCCTGCCTGTAAGCCCATGCGGCAGGAAAAGCGAACCCCCCTCCAGACTGGACCTGTGGCCTCCAGAGGCCTCAGGTACAACTGAGGTAACACTCTGGCTGACCCTGAGCAATGTGGATTGCTGCCCTGTTAAGCCTGTCTCTGTTCTTTCTAACCTTGCAACCACTCACAGAAATCACCCACTTCCACTCAGCGATTAGCCACGTCCACTCTAGCAGTCCTCGTCTCTAAGTGTCCCTGCAATAGATACGACTGCTAATCTCTTtttatgtgcatgcatgcagtGTTAAAGCAGCCAAAAGATATGCAAAGCACACCAAAGCAAAGTTGTATTTTCACTCATGTCTGACTGTAAACACAGGTTTTAACAGAGAATGTAACTCTCATATGcttaataaaattacaataaattgAAGTTACATTAATAAACCCTTGTcaaaaagcatttaaatttaCCTCTGCCTCACTAATTGTTACTTTTACTGGCTAACTTCCGTGCACaacaataaagatgaaaaatgagAAGTTAAGAGTTGTGTGGCAGTTTGATAAATGTAAGATATGACACAGAATCTGTGTTGAGAAGCTTTCTGATTAGATTAACAGTCCATGGCTTGCATTTTGCCCATTAGCTTTTTCCtttattctcctttttaatgctttctttgtcCAGATGTGTTGGCTACACTCAAAGCCCAGAAACACAGTCTAAATCTGAGAGTTTTTCACCTAATGATAGCTGATGGGTTTCCACATTGTCTTTTATTTGGTCTTAGGTAATGCAAGGAAACGGTGTTTGGATTTTAGCATTGATGCTCAACTTTCAGTGAGGGCACATACATGTCTAATGAGAAGGTCACAACAAGATAATGAATTTTGTCAGGCTTAAAAAGGTCCTAGCTGTGAGGAACATATACAAGTGGGGTTTAGGCATAGTAGCTCCTATTCATCCATTCTCattgctgctggtggtgtttCGTTTATTTGATTGGCTCACTCATGAAAGGGTTAGGGGACAGAGGATTCCTCCAATCCAGCTGTCAAATATCACCTTTGGAAGGGCCTACCCTGTCAAACAGTCTAACAGGGTTAGGGTCACGTTACAACTTGAaatcttgttttcattttgcctGAATTTTGTTTCAGCAGATCACATACAGAATTGCTTGCTAGAGATTCAAAGAGCTGATTAACTGATGGCTTGGAGCACCAAGCTAATAAAAGACTAAGATGGGTTATAATTTTCTGTGAGCACTGATTGTCCTTTGCATGTGGCTGGTATACTTTGAAGACACATCTTAATGCatatgtagatttttttatatgaatgtAGTGACTTCTTTAAGTTGTGTGCAGTGgattgtttcagtgtttgtctGTTAAGAGCTAAAAAGTTCAAGCTGTAAAGTATTGTAAAGCTATAAACAGGGTATTATTGATACACGCATTACatatatgttaaaaacattacttttcttttagtttttcttagttgtgtttggctttgttttcatcattttaaatgtatgtgCCATCACTGTTACAGCTATGACcagctttgtgtttatttataccTCAAGTGCTTTCTCCACTCATAGGGAAGGTACTTGTCTCCTGTCCCCCACATCGTGTTGACGGAGTGTTTACCGACTTCGCCCTCAACTCTAGAGGATCCTGTCAGAGACTTAGCAAATGACCATATAGAGGAGACGCCAACAGAAGACAGTACAGATCATGACAAGATCCTCAAGACTTCTATTTCAAGGGAAAGACATTCAAAAGGAAGTGAATCTCTTCCTCAGCAAGAGCTGTGCGTTTTAAATAGAGATTTCAAACAGGAAGTTGCCCTCCTTTTGACAGACCTGGAGATGAGGGTGGTGTCTCCTGGTGAGGCCCAAGAACTCATGACTACGGGGAAAATTCTGCAAACTTTAACTATCTCACCACAGACTCAAAAAGTCTCTGAAGCTGAGCTGAGGGAACGGCCTGTCCTTGTGCTcttctggaaagaaaaaactgctgcaGAAGCCTACAAACTACTACTCTCTCTCCTGGAATGGCCCAAACCAGTTCCCAAACCTAGAATAAAATCCTCTCACCACCCAGTCCAGCAGAGCTTACTGATGGAGGCTCTGAGGAAAGGGATAGAGTCAGGGGAAAGCAGGCTTACTTTTAAGCACGCAACAGAAATTAAGATGCAACAGAGCACTCTGGAGTCCAATGGCAGCTCAGTGAGCAACCTCACCAATCAGAGGAGAGCAACACAAGATGTCCGACTCAATGCCTACAAGAGGCTGGACAGCTTAGAAGAAACTATTAGAGAGCTGGAGAACACCTTAATAGAGATCAGTGGGCATCCCACTGCTGAGCTGTTCTACACTGAAACAACCAGCAGAAGTACTCCTGCACAGAGAACTGGAGGTCTGACGTTGGAGACCAAGAAGCCACCAGTCCCACCAAAACCCACATCAACTTTCAGCCCAGGATCAATCCAGGTTCATTGCAAACTCGTGCTGTGCAGATTCCTGTTCTGAAGCAGCAtgctcttttttcctcctttgtctCTTGTCTGCAGATGACTAGTGGAACTTTTTCCAAGCCTCTGATGTCTGCTCCCTGATTAAATCAACACCTAATTGTATTTGAAACTGAAAATATGATCAAGAGGACAGACAACAGACTTCCTGCCTACCTGTCTGTTCTGTGCTTCGTGCTGGAGCTGCTGTCCTGCTGAGTCCTAAGTGGTTAATTGTTTCTTTATTGATCTCCCCTGACATCTGCTCTGTTTGTGAATTTAGCTAACTTCACATCACCTTAGATAAATGCATAGATCATGCAAATTTCTCTATTTTCTTctgattttctcctttttacttGTGAGCAAAGATTAGAAAGAATTACATTTCTTTCTAATCTTTGCTTTGCCTTCAATTACATCAATCTGATGTAAAACTAtgaaaaattttcattttgataaatTCAAAATGTACTTAAGGTTATATTCTGCATAATACTAAATTCAAAATGTAAGAATATGATCATATGtatgaatattatttttttcatacctGGTCAAGTTCTGTTTAGGGTTAATACCTCTGGTATAAATAGAGAATTTAGAAATCAGAGCTGGGACAATAACAGAAATCTGACTCTTTATTCCACTTCTTTTTAATATCTAATGACCATAATTTGAATTTTTGATTACCAGATATTGCAAGAAGCCTTCTTTCAAAACTACCTCAAGCTAAATGAGCAAAATCAGGATTAGTAATTGTCAAAAGGCTTACAGCATTTATGCATCAGCTGCCTCATCCATTAATTGTCTTGACAGCTTGCACAGTATTCCCTCATGCTCTGAATGTATCCTCGTACTCAGGGCCAGGCTGAAATACTTGACAGTCACTGTCATGGTGAGTTTCAACCCTCTGATGTGGAGCTCGGGAGCATTCCCGTGGGCATGGCTGAGGATTACAAAGTCTTCACACATTATTTCATCACTCAAATTTCAGTCTCGTTGATCGTTTCAACATGACCCTTCTTCCTGCTCTTGTCAAATGTTAGCTGCTCACCAAATTCATAGGCCAGAGATCTGTTTTCAGTCCCAATTACAGTTCAgtttttaatataaacatttcaggagAGGTGCTTATTAACCCATCAATCTTTAAATTGACTTTGTTATGTCTCTTCAAAATGTAGCTACACATAAAAGATGGCTTtaccagtttttctgctttggcataatgaaataattagtTAACTTCACTATAGTCAGTTGAATACTTTTCTGTTCAGCTGCTGTTTCTGTATGAAGAGGGGACACAGCTGGATGGAAATTTGGCTgaatgtctgtttgtttttgtgcataaaAGAGACAGCCAGAGTAGCTTGGCATGAAAGATCATTAACCACAATGCCTCACAGATCCTGCTGCGAGGAGGTTAGGCTACGCAACATCAGTTCTGATGCTGCATTTCTATATTCTgttctttgttattttctgttgaTAGATGGTGAAATTCTGTGAAGTGGATAGTTTAGCTTTATGGCAGCTACCATCTCACATCTTAAAAATCTCATTGGTCTCAGGAGGAAGACTTGCTTGCTGAAGTCAAACTCTGCTGGATCGGTGTGTTTGTCAAGTGGAAATTGAAGATGTTGTAGAGTAGAAATGAAATATACCTTTGTGTACCGCATATTTACTCTCCTTTCTTCTCTGCTTTCCCCTCTGTTATTCCCCTCTCAGGGAGGAAATAATTCCAGTGTTGGTAAGGTTGCACACTCTTCAGCTGCATCTAAACTGAAGCATCTGCAGCAGAACAGCACAGACAAAACTAAAAGTGGCAAGAAAGAGGAGTTAATGAAGACCCAGGGCCAGCAGCAGGTAGGACTTTAATTCCTTTGATTTGGCAAgttgtggttttatttgattGACCATAGAAGAAGGTCCGTGCAAAATGGTGGTCTATAGACAGGGCCGGCCTGAGCCTTTTTTGGGCTCCAAGCAGAATTTGATTCGGGTGCCCTCCCTGACCACCTCACACCTCTGGTGCTGAACTTGTCTTAACTGCTTAACTTACTGGTGCTCGATCCTTTCATACACTCTAAATGCAACACAGCTATTCATGTGAACTGTTTGTAGTTGGCCTCCATCATACTGGTGGCACTCTGGCTCTGGTTTTAAACcttaaattcagaaaaaaatgtttattttttttatatgttatatttttttgcacttttaatATGCAGTGGGATGTATGCATGTGCACCAACAGACAAGACAACCAGTTTAATTACCTTTCCTCCTAAAATTTAGAACAGAGGTACAAGAGTGTCCAAAAATGCAATCTTCCATAACAAAATAGCTTAAAACGTTAGCTAGCCATGAAATTTCTGGTAGGCAATCATACTTTAATATGTATAGAATctagtttttgtgtgtattaacatttttttgacgttattttatgatttatttgtaTACTTTTAAAATTGTGTATTTATGTTAAACTAAGATTTCTTGACATTTCAAGTACACTTGGGGGGACTTACAAGGTGGCATGGGGGCCCCAAGTGTCCACGTAGATCTCTTATGCATTTGGCCGGCCCTGTCCAtagaaatcataaaaaataaggtgcaaatcattatcattttgtcaTCTTTCCACAACTTAAACAAGTTTTCAAAGTTTTATTCTTTGAAGCAAGAAAGGTGTGCATCTATTTATGAGACCCATTCTGCCTTCTACACACCGATCACTTTTCAGTGCCATTTTGTTCTCCCCACAGAACTACTGCACATCCTCTGCATGCTCCATCCCTCAGAGAGTCTGACATTATGTGTAATATTTAAGATATGCATTCAAGTCTGTTTTAGACAGATGGTTGCAAAGATTAACTGAATTTACAGCCAAAAAATTAGTTTATGATTAAAAACGTTTTCATGTAAAAGTTGCATTATTTAGACACTCTCATCTGTACATTGTTGaaatggatcaaaggcttttctGCAGGCTCTGTTCAGCGTGGAGGGGCATGTGTTACAGGTCAAACGAAGAGCTGCAATTACCTAgacatttttttatctgaaaaatCTAAAGTTATCTCTTAAATGTGGTATTCAGACCCATTAAAggtattaaaatgtttttactgaatACATAAAATCTGAAAACTTAGATTAAGAGCTAGTTGAAAAACTTCTTAAAGCTCCTCTTTACATTTGTCCTCATATGCCTTCTAGCTGTTTTACAATTTAATTTGCTAGAATATGAAATAGTGCTTTAAAGGTTAAGGGCTGGACATAAGGATGCTAGATGGCCTCCAGAGGCAAGGAAATTGAACTGTTGAAGCATGTCGGTCGAGCAAAGCTAAAAGAAGATTTTCATGCTATATCTGTGCACAAGGGCCAGGAAAAGCTTAATGtcaatgcaatttaaaaaataacagaggCAGTGAATTGCAACTAAACCTTCAGAACCCACGAGCATTCTGACTTAAAGTCAGTTTTAAAGATTGTGGAGAAATGTTTGAGGCAGAGAGATTTGAGAGATGGGAAAGTAATGAGGCTTTGGTC from the Melanotaenia boesemani isolate fMelBoe1 chromosome 2, fMelBoe1.pri, whole genome shotgun sequence genome contains:
- the si:ch211-278a6.1 gene encoding SRC kinase signaling inhibitor 1 isoform X5; this translates as MKDGERMKGSSTEQKIKKWFARRWTANAGPCFPKQDPERGGSHMISTDDLEYPREYRTLGNSARRFSNVGLVHTSEHRHTVTAAQSLEALTNLHKVDMERKRDAFMDHLKSKYQQQQQQQLQHPHHSPHHNPPSPSPSHASMRGTSERSAREQQQPNYWSFKSRSPKHSQSTQSGLADQAAKLSFASAESLETMSEADIPLGFNRMNRFRQSLPLSRSASQNKLRSPGVLFLQFGDETRRVHITHELSSLDTLHALIVHMFPQKLTAGMLKSPNTAILIKDEARNVFYELEDVRDIQDRSIIKIYRKEPIYASYPAAAHLANGDLRREMVYSSRESSPTRRLNTLPSSSASASSGSPSRSRLSYSSGRPPSFSGSHPQHEQPRHPHHPSAGHAANAGLSPSTSAILERRDVKPDEEVSAKNKALMKSEGLYADPYSLMHEGRLSIASTQSLAAIGDPFSFPVTTGLYRRGSVRSLSTYSAAALQGDLEDSFYKPGGSLYSDTYSSATLGMGFRMPPSSPQKIPDMQLRDRDSYSSTPRASPVRQTFRKDSASSVFVESPKSRPSSGSDPLCLTAGPGEGNRAGFGSLSGQDAETSRDHRLERMEAMEKQIASLTGLVQSVLTRAPDSDSTCGLLRLCMMAGCPPDQGTEFSRPLPFSSSEKTETNSDGSATGTNTPSAPLALMPPPPSNTTPVNSVGRLQLKLHLHGLQQNATDLRKQLSQLRKMQLENQDSIRTLLRRTEAELNVRVADAVRKQEDPLQRQRLLVEEERLKYLNEEELIIQQLHDLEKSVEEIQKESSVNHKLVTVQELEEKATVLRKLGETLTELKNQFPGLQSKMRVVLRVEVEAVKFLKEEPHRLDALLKRCKTITDTLATLRKQANEGVWKKQDDFSNPSSKHNDDLRKLSDFDIPTSPLTINDLGGGNSLSNWSPHSSLSRGLGNPSGPHKDNHPPVPHKGKALEELERRSVADKALSMEVRLAAERDWEEKRASLTQYSAQDINRLLEETQAELMKAIPDLDFAAKQIKPSSNAPSTQTTPQSGAATLEHRTNKPQHKLSAKEGGSRRGSDELTVPRYRTEKPSKSPPPPPPRRSFPSSPGLTTRSGEMLVPGKSIKKSESEEAELQKPHIKLRRTVSENPRPASTPPTLASGEKGEEVEKIAAELELFERAPLRVSRPPSFSLPVSPCGRKSEPPSRLDLWPPEASGTTEGRYLSPVPHIVLTECLPTSPSTLEDPVRDLANDHIEETPTEDSTDHDKILKTSISRERHSKGSESLPQQELCVLNRDFKQEVALLLTDLEMRVVSPGEAQELMTTGKILQTLTISPQTQKVSEAELRERPVLVLFWKEKTAAEAYKLLLSLLEWPKPVPKPRIKSSHHPVQQSLLMEALRKGIESGESRLTFKHATEIKMQQSTLESNGSSVSNLTNQRRATQDVRLNAYKRLDSLEETIRELENTLIEISGHPTAELFYTETTSRSTPAQRTGGLTLETKKPPVPPKPTSTFSPGSIQGGNNSSVGKVAHSSAASKLKHLQQNSTDKTKSGKKEELMKTQGQQQQ
- the si:ch211-278a6.1 gene encoding SRC kinase signaling inhibitor 1 isoform X3; translation: MKDGERMKGSSTEQKIKKWFARRWTANAGPCFPKQDPERGGSHMISTDDLEYPREYRTLGNSARRFSNVGLVHTSEHRHTVTAAQSLEALTNLHKVDMERKRDAFMDHLKSKYQQQQQQQLQHPHHSPHHNPPSPSPSHASMRGTSERSAREQQQPNYWSFKSRSPKHSQSTQSGLADQAAKLSFASAESLETMSEADIPLGFNRMNRFRQSLPLSRSASQNKLRSPGVLFLQFGDETRRVHITHELSSLDTLHALIVHMFPQKLTAGMLKSPNTAILIKDEARNVFYELEDVRDIQDRSIIKIYRKEPIYASYPAAAHLANGDLRREMVYSSRESSPTRRLNTLPSSSASASSGSPSRSRLSYSSGRPPSFSGSHPQHEQPRHPHHPSAGHAANAGLSPSTSAILERRDVKPDEEVSAKNKALMKSEGLYADPYSLMHEGRLSIASTQSLAAIGDPFSFPVTTGLYRRGSVRSLSTYSAAALQGDLEDSFYKPGGSLYSDTYSSATLGMGFRMPPSSPQKIPDMQLRDRDSYSSTPRASPVRQTFRKDSASSVFVESPKSRPSSGSDPLCLTAGPGEGNRAGFGSLSGQDAETSRDHRLERMEAMEKQIASLTGLVQSVLTRAPDSDSTCGLLRLCMMAGCPPDQGTEFSRPLPFSSSEKTETNSDGSATGTGRLKQKANTPSAPLALMPPPPSNTTPVNSVGRLQLKLHLHGLQQNATDLRKQLSQLRKMQLENQDSIRTLLRRTEAELNVRVADAVRKQEDPLQRQRLLVEEERLKYLNEEELIIQQLHDLEKSVEEIQKESSVNHKLVTVQELEEKATVLRKLGETLTELKNQFPGLQSKMRVVLRVEVEAVKFLKEEPHRLDALLKRCKTITDTLATLRKQANEGVWKKQDDFSNPSSKHNDDLRKLSDFDIPTSPLTINDLGGGNSLSNWSPHSSLSRGLGNPSGPHKDNHPPVPHKGKALEELERRSVADKALSMEVRLAAERDWEEKRASLTQYSAQDINRLLEETQAELMKAIPDLDFAAKQIKPSSNAPSTQTTPQSGAATLEHRTNKPQHKLSAKEGGSRRGSDELTVPRYRTEKPSKSPPPPPPRRSFPSSPGLTTRSGEMLVPGKSIKKSESEEAELQKPHIKLRRTVSENPRPASTPPTLASGEKGEEVEKIAAELELFERAPLRVSRPPSFSLPVSPCGRKSEPPSRLDLWPPEASGTTEGRYLSPVPHIVLTECLPTSPSTLEDPVRDLANDHIEETPTEDSTDHDKILKTSISRERHSKGSESLPQQELCVLNRDFKQEVALLLTDLEMRVVSPGEAQELMTTGKILQTLTISPQTQKVSEAELRERPVLVLFWKEKTAAEAYKLLLSLLEWPKPVPKPRIKSSHHPVQQSLLMEALRKGIESGESRLTFKHATEIKMQQSTLESNGSSVSNLTNQRRATQDVRLNAYKRLDSLEETIRELENTLIEISGHPTAELFYTETTSRSTPAQRTGGLTLETKKPPVPPKPTSTFSPGSIQGGNNSSVGKVAHSSAASKLKHLQQNSTDKTKSGKKEELMKTQGQQQQ
- the si:ch211-278a6.1 gene encoding SRC kinase signaling inhibitor 1 isoform X9, which codes for MKDGERMKGSSTEQKIKKWFARRWTANAGPCFPKQDPERGGSHMISTDDLEYPREYRTLGNSARRFSNVGLVHTSEHRHTVTAAQSLEALTNLHKVDMERKRDAFMDHLKSKYQQQQQQQLQHPHHSPHHNPPSPSPSHASMRGTSERSAREQQQPNYWSFKSRSPKHSQSTQSGLADQAAKLSFASAESLETMSEADIPLGFNRMNRFRQSLPLSRSASQNKLRSPGVLFLQFGDETRRVHITHELSSLDTLHALIVHMFPQKLTAGMLKSPNTAILIKDEARNVFYELEDVRDIQDRSIIKIYRKEPIYASYPAAAHLANGDLRREMVYSSRESSPTRRLNTLPSSSASASSGSPSRSRLSYSSGRPPSFSGSHPQHEQPRHPHHPSAGHAANAGLSPSTSAILERRDVKPDEEVSAKNKALMKSEGLYADPYSLMHEGRLSIASTQSLAAIGDPFSFPVTTGLYRRGSVRSLSTYSAAALQGDLEDSFYKPGGSLYSDTYSSATLGMGFRMPPSSPQKIPDMQLRDRDSYSSTPRASPVRQTFRKDSASSVFVESPKSRPSSGSDPLCLTAGPGEGNRAGFGSLSGQDAETSRDHRLERMEAMEKQIASLTGLVQSVLTRAPDSDSTEKTETNSDGSATGTNTPSAPLALMPPPPSNTTPVNSVGRLQLKLHLHGLQQNATDLRKQLSQLRKMQLENQDSIRTLLRRTEAELNVRVADAVRKQEDPLQRQRLLVEEERLKYLNEEELIIQQLHDLEKSVEEIQKESSVNHKLVTVQELEEKATVLRKLGETLTELKNQFPGLQSKMRVVLRVEVEAVKFLKEEPHRLDALLKRCKTITDTLATLRKQANEGVWKKQDDFSNPSSKHNDDLRKLSDFDIPTSPLTINDLGGGNSLSNWSPHSSLSRGLGNPSGPHKDNHPPVPHKGKALEELERRSVADKALSMEVRLAAERDWEEKRASLTQYSAQDINRLLEETQAELMKAIPDLDFAAKQIKPSSNAPSTQTTPQSGAATLEHRTNKPQHKLSAKEGGSRRGSDELTVPRYRTEKPSKSPPPPPPRRSFPSSPGLTTRSGEMLVPGKSIKKSESEEAELQKPHIKLRRTVSENPRPASTPPTLASGEKGEEVEKIAAELELFERAPLRVSRPPSFSLPVSPCGRKSEPPSRLDLWPPEASGTTEGRYLSPVPHIVLTECLPTSPSTLEDPVRDLANDHIEETPTEDSTDHDKILKTSISRERHSKGSESLPQQELCVLNRDFKQEVALLLTDLEMRVVSPGEAQELMTTGKILQTLTISPQTQKVSEAELRERPVLVLFWKEKTAAEAYKLLLSLLEWPKPVPKPRIKSSHHPVQQSLLMEALRKGIESGESRLTFKHATEIKMQQSTLESNGSSVSNLTNQRRATQDVRLNAYKRLDSLEETIRELENTLIEISGHPTAELFYTETTSRSTPAQRTGGLTLETKKPPVPPKPTSTFSPGSIQGGNNSSVGKVAHSSAASKLKHLQQNSTDKTKSGKKEELMKTQGQQQQ